One segment of Macrotis lagotis isolate mMagLag1 chromosome 1, bilby.v1.9.chrom.fasta, whole genome shotgun sequence DNA contains the following:
- the LOC141511305 gene encoding olfactory receptor-like protein DTMT: MMQRGNQTIISEFLLLGLPIQPEMKAPFYALFLAMYLTTILGNTLIIILIQVDSHLHTPMYLFLSNLSFSDMCFSSVTIPKLLVNMQSKKPAIPYPGCLAQMYFFLFFADLESFLLVAMAYDHYVAICYPLHYTVKMSPKLCNSLVVLSWVLTAFHALLHTLLMSRLSFCVNNIIPHFFCDMSALLKLACSDTRSNELVIFVMGGLILVVPFLLIITSYARIISSILRVPSVRGIRKAFSTCGSHLSVVSLFYGTVIGLYLCPSTNNSTVKETVMSIMYTIVTPMLNPFIYSLRNQDMKGAFKKFLAARKLSFSLRP; this comes from the coding sequence ATGATGCAAAGGGGAAACCAAACCATTATCTCTGAGTTTCTTCTCCTGGGTCTGCCTATCCAACCAGAGATGAAGGCTCCTTTCTATGCCCTTTTCCTGGCCATGTATCTTACTACAATCCTTGGGAACACACTCATCATCATCCTGATCCAGGTGGATTCTCACCTGCACACCCCCATGTATCTGTTCCTTAGCAACCTGTCCTTCTCTGACATGTGCTTCTCTTCTGTAACCATCCCTAAACTGCTGGTAAACATGCAGAGCAAGAAACCAGCTATCCCCTATCCTGGCTGCCTGGCGCAGATgtacttcttccttttttttgcagaCCTAGAGAGCTTCCTGTTGGTGGCCATGGCTTATGACCACTATGTGGCTATCTGCTACCCACTGCACTATACAGTCAAAATGAGCCCCAAGCTGTGCAACTCTCTTGTGGTGCTCTCCTGGGTCCTTACAGCTTTCCATGCCTTGCTCCACACCCTGCTCATGTCGCGATTATCTTTCTGTGTCAACAACATAATTCCCCATTTCTTCTGTGACATGTCTGCCCTCCTCAAATTGGCCTGCTCAGACACCCGGTCAAATGAGTTGGTAATTTTTGTCATGGGGGGCTTGATTTTGGTTGTGCCATTTCTATTAATTATCACATCTTATGCCCGTATTATTTCTTCTATCCTCAGGGTACCCTCTGTAAGGGGCATCCGCAAAGCCTTCTCCACCTGTGGCTCCCATCTCTCAGTAGTCTCTCTTTTCTATGGGACAGTTATTGGCCTCTATTTATGCCCTTCAACAAACAACTCCACAGTCAAGGAGACAGTCATGTCAATCATGTACACTATCGTAACTCCAATGCTGAACCCCTTTATCTATAGTCTAAGGAATCAAGACATGAAAGGGGCCTTCAAGAAGTTCCTGGCAGCAAGAAAACTTTCCTTCTCCCTGAGACCctaa